A part of Phoenix dactylifera cultivar Barhee BC4 chromosome 2, palm_55x_up_171113_PBpolish2nd_filt_p, whole genome shotgun sequence genomic DNA contains:
- the LOC120104421 gene encoding glycine-rich cell wall structural protein 2-like: MAKTKLVALSFIVLLSIGLSEAGRALTSSGGGGGGGEGGGGGGGSGNGSGSGYGSGSGYGEGGGSGAHGGGYGRGGGGGGGGGEGGGSGSGYGSGSGYGSGSGYGAGGAHGGGYASGGGGGGGGGSGGGNGSGSGSGYGSGSGSGYGQGGGAHGGVYGSGGGGGGGRGSGSGSGSGYGSGYGSGYGSGGGGHP; encoded by the coding sequence ATGGCTAAGACTAAGCTTGTTGCTCTTTCCTTCATAGTTTTGCTGAGCATCGGCCTCTCCGAGGCAGGCCGAGCCTTGACATCTTCaggtggaggtggtggtggcggaGAGGGCGGTGGGGGAGGTGGGGGCTCTGGAAACGGCTCCGGTTCAGGCTATGGTTCCGGCTCCGGTTATGGTGAAGGAGGTGGATCCGGGGCTCATGGCGGTGGGTACGGAAGAGGTGGAggcggcggtggcggaggcGGTGAAGGTGGAGGTAGCGGATCTGGCTATGGGTCCGGAAGCGGGTACGGGTCTGGCTCTGGATATGGCGCCGGTGGAGCCCACGGTGGAGGCTATGCAAGCGGTGGAGGTGGTGGAGGTGGCGGCGGCTCCGGCGGAGGGAATGGAAGCGGAAGTGGATCGGGTTATGGATCCGGCAGTGGCTCAGGGTACGGCCAGGGGGGTGGTGCCCATGGAGGGGTCTACGGaagcggcggaggcggcggcggcggccgggGCTCTGGGTCAGGTTCTGGGTCTGGCTATGGTTCCGGCTATGGGTCTGGATACGGGAGTGGAGGTGGTGGACACCCTTAG